Below is a genomic region from Paenibacillus rhizovicinus.
ATTAACGGTCGTGACTGCGCCGCGCCGCACCTTCGCTTCTACCGAAACGCCGGTTCCCTTTTTCCCGTGATACAGTCCCATGCCGCGCAGAATCGGCTTTCCTTCGGCAATCGCGATGTGGAACGGCCCGTCATGGCCGAGCAAAATCGTTTCATCGATGTAATCGACGACGACGATCTCCGAGTAACTGCCGCCCGCGCCGAGAATATCGCAGATTTTCATCCCGACGGCGGTCTTCAAATCCCCCTCGCCCGAGCAAGGGATACCGCGCGCGGTCAGCAGGGAATGGCCGACGATGAAGCCGGATTGCAGCTGCTCGTACGGATTGCCGTCCTGTCCGTGGTAGTAGTACGTCAGCGCATCCAGGTCATACGCGCGAACGAGCTTTTCCTGCGCGACCGCGACCGCCGCGGACCATTCCAGCTGCTCCTGCGTGGGCTTCCTCGCGATCGGGTCGGAAGGGGAGTCGCCGCTGATCTCGAACATTTCATAGACCTCGTCCAGCTTCGCTTTGACCTCCTCCGGCGTTACTTCCTTCAGGAATCGGTCCAGATCGCACATCTCGAGCATTTCCACGTGCAGGCCGAGCTGGGCTTGCATCATCGTAAAATCGCTGTACATATCGAGCATCCCGCTGTACGTATTGCCAAGGAACCCGAACCGCGCGTAACGCAGCGAGCGAACGACGCCCGCCGCCTGAATCCATTCCCGTACCTCGCGCATCGCCCGAACGGCCTCGACCCGGTTGTTCGTCACTTCGTCCGTCAAGGAATGCGGCGGCGTATAGTCGAGTCCGAGCAGGCCGTTGATGACGCGAAAGCGTATGCCGGCCCGATTGAAGGCGTTGGCGATTTCCGGCACCGGACATGCGCCGCAGTGCGCAAGCCATTCCCCGGTCGTCGAATCCTGGTAGTTGATCCTGGCGGTCGGCTGCAGATTAAGCACGATGACGGGCTTGGAGCAAATCTGGTGAACGGGCAGCACGGTGGAGCTGGTGGAATAGGTCGCCGAATGGCAGAAGACCAGATCCACGTTCTTCTCGTTGAACCACTCGCCGGCTTCCCGCCCCTTGCCTTCGGAATCGACGAGCCCGAAATTAAAGACTTCGCCATGCTGCGACATTTGCCGTTCTAAGTGGCTGCCATATTCGATGAGCCGCTCCCGGAGTCCGGGGAATTGGGGCCAGTAGGCTTCAAGGCCGATGGAGTATAGGCCGATTCTTGCTTTTTTGCTGGGCTTAATGGGGGTAAGCAGCGTCATAACAAGCACCTCCGATGTGAAAATACTAGATTCATACCCCAATTGTAACCGCTTCCGTTCAGTACTACATCGCGAAATATTGCTTCAAAATAACAGTATCTTGCTATTCGTTCCTGACGTAGCCGATAATGGGGAAAAGGGAAGAAGGGACGTGCATGCATGCCGGAACGTTATATGGAGAAGGCCTCGCATAGCTGGAGCAACAATTCCGTTCGTCTTATCTCCTCGCCCAGCATGGAAGCCAAATCGTCGCTGATGTACGTTCAGGAAGCCGGTTACTTCTGGACGAACCCGCCTTATTTTACGGAGCGGCATCGTTTGCCCTCTTATCTGATCGTCTTCACCGTTTCCGGCGAGGGAAGGCTCGAATACGGCGGTCATGCGCACGCGCTCGGCGCGCAGTCGCTGTTCTTCATCGACTGCATGGCGCATCAGCATTATCGGGCGACGGGAAGCGAGCCGTGGGAGTTCGCTTGGGTTCATTTCTACGGCGGGGCCAGCCGGCACTATTACGACGCCTATTCGAAGAAAGGCGACCCGCTGCTGCAGCTGCAGACAGATTCGCCCGTACTCGGCTATCTGCGGCAGCTCGTTCAACTCCAGGAGCAGAAGACCGTCCACACCGAGCTGCTTGGCGCCCAGCTGCTCACCGACTTGGCCACGGAGCTCGTGATGTCGGCACATGTCCAAGCGTCCGATGCCAAGGCGGCTCCGCCCGCTTACTTGGCGGATATGATTCGGGAGCTGGAACGCCGCTGCACGGAGACGATCCGTCTGGACGAGCTGGCCAAGTCGTTCGCGGTCAGCAAATACCATCTCATCCGGGAGTTCAAGAGGCATATCGGCATGTCGCCGAACGAGTACTTGATCTACCTTCGGATCGTGAGGGCGAAGGAGCTCTTGAAATATTCGGCACTGCCCGTGGCTGCGATCGCAGAGGAGGTCGGCGTCGACAACGTCAGCCATTTCATTAACCTGTTCAAAGCGCGGGAGGGGGTCACGCCGTTAGCTTTCCGGAAGAAATGGACGCTTGCATAGCGCAGAGTCCGGGAACGGCCGTGCCGTGAGCGCTGCGTTGCAAACGAAAAACCGCCCGGATTGCCGGGCGGTTGGTTGCTGGTGGCCGCTAGCTGCTAGCTCTAGCTGTCGCATGCTGCATGCCGGTTGACGCATGCAGCAGGGCTCGAGTACGCCCGCGTGCGGTTAGAACGCTTTGAAGGCGATGAAGACGGCGCCGGCCATCACGGCAAGACCGCCGACCTTGCACATGAAATAATAAAAGTCGCTCGGTTCGGGATCGACATAGTTGAGCCGCTGGGGCGAGAGACGGAACGTCCAGTCTTGGAATTTGCGGTATTGAAACCCGCACCAGCCGTAGATCAGCATGCCGAGCGCAAGAAACAGGAATCCGGGCATGCCGCGTTTAATATGGTAATCCGGGTAAGCCGCGGTTACGAGCGCCGACGGCGGGAAGTCCTCTTCGCCCGGCTGCGGGACCCGTTCGCCGCCGATGTATACTTCGTTGTAGATGAGGAAATTGCCTTTGTCGTCATAGCTCAGCAACAAGCCGGCGTTGTCCTCGACCTTGTAGGTATGTCCGTTCGGGTAGGTCACGCGGTAGCTGGTCGAGAAATTAGCGGTTTTGTCCGCAATGGAATAGGATTGCTTGCCGATGACGACCGTCCGGTGCAGCTCGTCGTCGATTCGGACTTGGATCGGTTCGGCCATGCTGCTATGGTAGGTAATGAGCTGGTCTTGCTCTTGTGCGCCGGCGAATTTGTATACGTCCTCGTGTAGGTAGAATACGCGGTCCGTGAAGTAGGGCTTCGATAGGACGCCGGTCAAGATGGACACGAGGAGCACGATGGAGAAGAAAATAAAGCTGGGCGTTTTCAATAGTCGGGATACAGCCGATCGGGTAGGAATATGCGTTCATCCTTTCTGTTCTATCCATTGTACGTTCAATTAGAGAGGCGGTTGCGGGAGTATGCAAGGATACAACGTACTCATGATTTACAATTCGGATATGGATCGGCTATTAATGTGCATGCGATTGAAGGAGCCCTACAAAGGGCTGCGGAACTTGGTCGGCGGCAAAATCGAGCCGGGCGAGTCGGGGATGGACGCCGCTTACCGGGAGCTATATGAGGAAACGAACATTTCGCGGGACCAAATAACGCTGCGCCACCTGATGGATTTC
It encodes:
- a CDS encoding helix-turn-helix domain-containing protein, producing MPERYMEKASHSWSNNSVRLISSPSMEAKSSLMYVQEAGYFWTNPPYFTERHRLPSYLIVFTVSGEGRLEYGGHAHALGAQSLFFIDCMAHQHYRATGSEPWEFAWVHFYGGASRHYYDAYSKKGDPLLQLQTDSPVLGYLRQLVQLQEQKTVHTELLGAQLLTDLATELVMSAHVQASDAKAAPPAYLADMIRELERRCTETIRLDELAKSFAVSKYHLIREFKRHIGMSPNEYLIYLRIVRAKELLKYSALPVAAIAEEVGVDNVSHFINLFKAREGVTPLAFRKKWTLA
- a CDS encoding L-fucose/L-arabinose isomerase family protein: MTLLTPIKPSKKARIGLYSIGLEAYWPQFPGLRERLIEYGSHLERQMSQHGEVFNFGLVDSEGKGREAGEWFNEKNVDLVFCHSATYSTSSTVLPVHQICSKPVIVLNLQPTARINYQDSTTGEWLAHCGACPVPEIANAFNRAGIRFRVINGLLGLDYTPPHSLTDEVTNNRVEAVRAMREVREWIQAAGVVRSLRYARFGFLGNTYSGMLDMYSDFTMMQAQLGLHVEMLEMCDLDRFLKEVTPEEVKAKLDEVYEMFEISGDSPSDPIARKPTQEQLEWSAAVAVAQEKLVRAYDLDALTYYYHGQDGNPYEQLQSGFIVGHSLLTARGIPCSGEGDLKTAVGMKICDILGAGGSYSEIVVVDYIDETILLGHDGPFHIAIAEGKPILRGMGLYHGKKGTGVSVEAKVRRGAVTTVNITQTGDGRLGMIISEGEATDGPIMQIGNTQTHVKFSVHPDEYMEKWFAQAPTHHCAIAVGNQASQLKKVAELLQMRSVIL
- a CDS encoding NUDIX hydrolase, whose amino-acid sequence is MQGYNVLMIYNSDMDRLLMCMRLKEPYKGLRNLVGGKIEPGESGMDAAYRELYEETNISRDQITLRHLMDFKYYYQDCYVEVYAGKLNGDVEVAGDENELYWSDLNQDFFDMALFAGEGNIGHMIEQVKMSGVLN